The proteins below come from a single Fastidiosipila sanguinis genomic window:
- a CDS encoding beta-mannosidase, whose amino-acid sequence MHKIDLAGDWKLSSSILDNEVKVKVPGSVFNDLINSEIMPDPYYRLNEQKFTEISFSDFTYTKAFTVNSDLLNHQCQELVLDGVDTLANIYLNDELIQETDNMHRTYAINVKGVLKSGKNTIAIELKSPSSAVENAEQNNHLPQFTISMPGIGHIRKAHYMFGWDWGPILPDLGIHRSAYFRFYDEAVLDSNLIGQIFSENSSGEITAADIFIDTNCKIFEDEISEDYTELNLKYELCDEDNQIVAEANSSYGEQVKLNINNPNLWWPVGFGYPYLYTLKTKLYYKGELIDYKEEKLGIRKIELRQDPDQWGEKFEFRVNNLPIFIKGANYIPEDNILSRTSKERTKKLLDDCIASNFNTIRVWGGGIYPEDYFFELCDEMGILVWQDFMFACATYEIYDEKFADSVRAEIADACKRIRNHASLLLFCGNNEMEASHVDWEMPDRDKNKQKYLKLFEDLIPKVLENEAPYNIYWPSSPSSGGGFDDPNGESKGDMHYWGVWHSTLPFKEYKNINPRFMSEFGLQSFPALETLEKYIENEDKNIFSKVMENHQKAGPDSNQRILNYVSQLYRYPEDFRSVIYISQLVQAEGIKYGVEHWRQISGRCMGILYWQLNDCWPVASWSSIDYLGKWKALQYYSRDFYNPQLVSAFVDDTKVNVYVSNDAAESKNLVLSWELLSFSGEQVDSAQFEIEAKCFNTELVQTLDFSDNLPDDQAKESHLLRLKICEGKNLISSNTYYFAPVKYMNLEKGEVNIDVQENKDEIVMSLNSSAFMKSVELRAEGIDLFIPQNYFDILPGEEKHIIFGKTELEEFKENNGYPLSKDLLKEKIKYLSVVDTYK is encoded by the coding sequence ATGCACAAAATTGATTTGGCAGGAGATTGGAAATTAAGCAGTTCAATTTTAGATAATGAAGTGAAAGTGAAAGTCCCAGGTTCTGTTTTTAATGATTTAATTAACAGTGAAATAATGCCGGACCCTTATTATAGACTGAATGAACAAAAATTCACTGAAATTAGTTTTTCTGATTTTACTTATACAAAGGCTTTTACCGTTAATTCAGATTTATTGAATCATCAATGTCAAGAACTTGTTTTGGATGGAGTGGATACTCTGGCTAATATTTACCTCAATGATGAGTTGATTCAAGAAACAGATAACATGCATAGGACTTATGCTATTAATGTTAAAGGTGTTTTGAAATCAGGAAAAAATACAATTGCAATTGAGTTGAAATCTCCTTCTAGTGCAGTTGAAAATGCAGAGCAAAATAATCACTTGCCTCAATTTACAATTTCAATGCCAGGTATCGGCCATATTAGAAAAGCACACTACATGTTTGGTTGGGATTGGGGCCCAATACTACCTGATTTAGGAATTCATCGTTCAGCATATTTTAGGTTTTATGATGAAGCTGTTTTGGATTCTAATTTAATAGGTCAAATTTTTAGTGAAAATAGTTCTGGTGAGATTACAGCTGCCGATATTTTCATCGATACGAACTGCAAGATATTTGAAGATGAAATATCAGAAGATTATACAGAGTTAAATTTAAAATATGAACTTTGTGATGAAGATAATCAAATAGTAGCAGAAGCAAACTCAAGTTATGGAGAACAGGTTAAGTTAAATATTAACAACCCCAATTTATGGTGGCCAGTAGGCTTCGGTTATCCTTATTTGTATACATTAAAGACAAAACTATACTATAAAGGGGAATTAATAGATTACAAGGAAGAAAAACTTGGAATAAGAAAAATAGAATTAAGACAAGACCCTGACCAGTGGGGTGAAAAATTTGAGTTTAGAGTAAATAATCTTCCAATATTTATCAAAGGTGCTAATTATATTCCTGAAGACAATATTTTATCTAGAACTTCCAAGGAGAGAACCAAGAAGTTATTAGATGATTGCATCGCAAGTAATTTTAATACAATTAGAGTTTGGGGAGGTGGAATCTACCCAGAAGACTATTTCTTCGAATTATGCGATGAAATGGGAATTCTCGTTTGGCAAGATTTCATGTTTGCTTGTGCTACATATGAGATTTATGATGAGAAATTTGCCGATAGTGTAAGAGCTGAAATTGCAGACGCTTGTAAAAGAATTAGAAATCATGCATCTTTATTACTTTTCTGTGGAAATAATGAAATGGAAGCTAGCCATGTAGATTGGGAAATGCCAGATCGTGATAAGAATAAACAAAAGTATTTAAAATTATTTGAAGATCTTATTCCTAAAGTTTTAGAAAATGAGGCACCTTACAATATTTATTGGCCTTCTTCACCTTCATCAGGCGGAGGATTTGATGATCCAAATGGTGAAAGCAAAGGTGATATGCATTACTGGGGAGTATGGCATAGTACATTACCCTTTAAAGAATATAAAAATATAAATCCTCGCTTTATGAGTGAGTTTGGCTTGCAATCTTTTCCCGCTTTAGAAACTTTAGAAAAATATATAGAAAATGAAGATAAGAATATTTTTTCGAAAGTAATGGAAAATCACCAAAAAGCAGGTCCAGATAGTAATCAGAGAATTTTAAATTATGTTTCTCAACTATATAGATATCCTGAAGATTTTAGAAGTGTAATCTATATTTCACAATTAGTACAAGCAGAAGGTATTAAGTATGGTGTAGAGCACTGGAGACAAATTTCCGGAAGATGTATGGGGATTTTGTATTGGCAACTTAATGACTGTTGGCCAGTAGCTTCTTGGTCTTCAATAGATTATTTAGGTAAATGGAAAGCTTTGCAATACTATAGTCGTGATTTTTATAATCCACAATTAGTTTCTGCCTTTGTTGATGATACTAAGGTAAATGTTTATGTAAGTAACGATGCTGCTGAGAGTAAGAACTTAGTTTTGTCATGGGAACTTTTAAGTTTTTCTGGTGAGCAAGTTGATTCTGCTCAATTTGAGATTGAGGCAAAATGCTTTAATACAGAATTAGTTCAAACTTTAGACTTTTCAGATAATCTTCCTGATGACCAGGCTAAAGAAAGTCATCTTTTGCGTTTGAAGATATGTGAGGGTAAGAACCTTATAAGTTCAAACACATATTACTTTGCTCCAGTGAAATATATGAATCTGGAGAAAGGTGAAGTAAACATTGACGTTCAAGAAAATAAAGATGAAATAGTCATGTCACTTAATTCATCAGCTTTTATGAAATCAGTAGAACTTAGAGCTGAAGGTATAGATCTGTTTATTCCACAAAATTATTTTGATATTTTACCAGGTGAAGAAAAACATATTATCTTTGGTAAAACTGAATTAGAAGAGTTTAAAGAAAATAATGGGTATCCCTTGAGCAAAGATCTTTTAAAAGAAAAAATTAAATACTTGTCAGTTGTTGATACATACAAATAA
- a CDS encoding glycoside hydrolase family 2 TIM barrel-domain containing protein — protein sequence MRKTLNNDWLFQKQTFNDDLVNKPNENMWEIVNLPHDWLIFDVNNLYDNTIGFYRKEINLNIEADDVYYLHFNGIYMDSEIYINGNKAFEWKYGYTSFYFDASQYLVNGLNRIDVTVKHMHPNSRWYSGAGIYRDVYLLKKTKTHFVPQSLYISSIVDSNEKNAELEFSVEINGIRNSNSELKLKIDISDKYSNESLANFETKAESTTNEIINLDNVKLWSTKTPELYNFKIQLLENGQVIDEVQEQIGFRSLEFTSDRGLLLNGEKTLIKGVCMHHDLGLLGSAFNKDAAERQVIKLKDMGANAIRFSHNPPAPEYIDLCDKYGLMVIDEAFDMWQKPKTEFDYARFFDSWFEKDIEAMVKRDRNHPSLIMWSIGNEIFDTHVNPEAKLVTKKLVEAVKKYDPRSNAKVTFGSNFLYWEPTQDCAKELDVVGYNYSESIYKEQHLQYPDWIMYGAETASIVNSRGIYRFPYEKNILTDKDKQCSSFGNSNTSWGAPNFDFLFEEQAKHPYILGQFIWTGFDYIGEPTPYDTKNSYFGVIDTAGFEKDSFYHYKAAWTDPREEIVLHLAPYWDFNPGQEIDVVAVSNAHKLELYHNGNLIGSQNLNPKEGNFSARWKVDFTPGFIEVIAYDESGNELKRVRNSSFSDAKSISVNSSKSSAKIGDLIFYEITLVDENGIEVANANNLIEVTVSGGGQLIGLDNGDSTDYDQYRGNVRRLFSGKLLAIVQATAQEDIKVEFSAVNLSSATHTCSVSGLDNEKSIIKPSTVVDENILEHEYIRKIEIEYQGSRLIQAPLKDVSVKFRVYPENASVNSIDWFVTDVNGVEIENAKIIEVDEVKNIVKFEVHADGEFYIRAMANNDKLIPQIISQVRFVADGFGDLQLDPYNFTYAVLANHFSDTVITGREGGMSLTSDGSNWIAYSNLDFAGQSSNVMKISHFSYNDDTEFKIYKGLPNDQNRRLIFQDTITKKSVWQTFQEYDLNLWEKVNTGDVLSIEVNGRGTLQGFEFSHNSYQEVTMDQRVSIYGDDFTVKDKRIENIGNNVSIDLGKFNFDNGGANKIIIKGSTPLTINTIRVVMTPGIDMLEEQNQGIETQKTIELIEFKQSDEIEEQSFNINNKSGKYKVELVFMPGSNMTLESIRFKEEGDNNGSGIRL from the coding sequence ATGAGAAAGACTCTTAACAATGATTGGTTGTTTCAGAAACAAACCTTCAATGATGATTTAGTTAATAAGCCAAATGAAAACATGTGGGAGATAGTTAATCTCCCACATGATTGGCTGATCTTTGATGTCAATAATTTATACGATAATACTATTGGTTTCTATAGAAAAGAGATTAATTTAAATATAGAAGCTGATGATGTCTATTACTTGCACTTCAATGGCATATATATGGATTCTGAAATCTATATTAATGGGAATAAAGCTTTTGAGTGGAAGTATGGTTATACAAGTTTTTATTTTGATGCTAGTCAATATTTAGTTAATGGATTAAACAGAATAGATGTCACTGTTAAACATATGCATCCAAATTCACGTTGGTATAGTGGGGCAGGTATTTATAGAGATGTTTATTTGCTGAAAAAGACGAAAACTCATTTTGTACCTCAATCTTTGTATATAAGTTCCATTGTTGATTCAAATGAGAAAAATGCAGAACTTGAATTTTCTGTAGAAATTAACGGTATAAGGAATAGTAATTCAGAACTAAAGTTAAAAATTGATATAAGTGATAAGTATAGTAATGAGTCTTTAGCTAATTTTGAAACAAAGGCAGAGTCCACAACTAATGAAATAATAAATTTGGATAATGTTAAACTATGGTCTACCAAGACACCAGAACTTTATAATTTTAAAATTCAGTTGTTAGAAAATGGGCAAGTAATTGATGAAGTACAAGAACAAATTGGCTTTAGATCCCTTGAATTTACTAGTGACAGAGGTTTGCTTTTAAATGGTGAGAAAACTTTGATCAAGGGAGTGTGCATGCATCATGATCTTGGTTTATTAGGATCTGCCTTTAATAAAGATGCAGCTGAACGTCAAGTAATTAAACTTAAAGACATGGGTGCGAATGCCATAAGATTTTCACATAATCCACCAGCGCCAGAATATATAGATCTTTGTGATAAATATGGCTTGATGGTAATTGATGAAGCTTTTGATATGTGGCAGAAACCAAAAACTGAATTTGATTATGCTAGATTTTTTGATTCTTGGTTTGAAAAAGATATCGAAGCAATGGTAAAAAGAGACCGCAATCATCCAAGTTTAATAATGTGGTCAATAGGGAATGAAATTTTTGATACTCATGTAAATCCAGAAGCCAAACTTGTTACAAAAAAATTAGTTGAAGCAGTTAAAAAGTATGATCCAAGATCAAACGCAAAAGTAACATTTGGTAGTAATTTCTTGTATTGGGAGCCTACACAAGATTGTGCAAAAGAGCTTGATGTTGTTGGATACAATTATTCAGAATCAATTTACAAAGAACAACATTTGCAATATCCTGACTGGATTATGTATGGTGCAGAAACAGCTTCAATAGTTAATAGTAGAGGAATATATAGATTCCCTTATGAGAAAAATATACTTACAGATAAAGATAAACAATGCTCAAGTTTTGGTAATAGTAATACTAGTTGGGGTGCACCAAATTTTGATTTTCTTTTTGAAGAACAGGCTAAACATCCATATATATTAGGACAATTTATTTGGACAGGTTTTGATTATATTGGAGAACCAACACCATATGATACTAAGAATTCATATTTTGGAGTAATTGATACTGCAGGATTTGAGAAGGATAGTTTTTATCATTACAAAGCAGCTTGGACAGATCCCAGAGAAGAAATAGTTTTACATTTAGCTCCATATTGGGATTTTAATCCAGGTCAAGAAATTGATGTGGTGGCTGTGTCAAATGCACATAAACTTGAACTCTATCATAATGGAAATTTAATTGGCTCACAGAATCTTAACCCGAAAGAAGGTAATTTCTCTGCTAGATGGAAAGTAGATTTCACTCCAGGATTTATTGAAGTAATTGCTTATGATGAATCTGGCAATGAGCTTAAGAGAGTGAGAAATTCTAGTTTTAGCGATGCAAAATCAATATCAGTTAATTCATCAAAATCATCTGCAAAAATAGGTGATCTGATATTTTATGAAATTACCTTAGTTGATGAAAATGGTATAGAAGTAGCTAATGCTAATAATTTAATAGAAGTAACTGTATCTGGCGGAGGTCAGCTAATTGGTTTAGATAATGGCGATAGTACTGATTATGATCAATATAGAGGTAATGTGAGAAGACTTTTCTCCGGTAAGTTACTTGCTATTGTACAAGCTACGGCTCAAGAAGATATTAAAGTAGAATTCAGTGCAGTTAATTTAAGTAGTGCCACTCATACATGTAGTGTTTCTGGTTTAGATAATGAAAAAAGCATAATTAAACCTTCTACAGTTGTAGATGAAAATATTCTGGAGCACGAATATATAAGAAAAATAGAAATAGAGTACCAAGGATCTAGACTCATTCAGGCACCATTAAAGGATGTTAGCGTTAAGTTCAGAGTTTACCCTGAGAATGCTAGTGTTAATTCAATAGATTGGTTCGTAACAGATGTTAATGGAGTAGAAATTGAAAATGCCAAGATCATAGAAGTTGATGAAGTTAAAAATATAGTGAAATTTGAGGTCCATGCTGACGGAGAATTCTATATTAGAGCCATGGCAAATAATGATAAACTCATACCTCAGATTATTTCACAAGTTAGATTTGTTGCTGACGGCTTTGGAGATTTACAACTTGACCCATATAATTTTACATATGCTGTATTGGCAAATCACTTTTCAGACACTGTGATTACTGGAAGAGAAGGTGGTATGTCATTGACTTCTGATGGAAGTAACTGGATTGCATATAGTAATTTAGACTTTGCTGGTCAGAGCTCGAATGTTATGAAAATTTCCCACTTTTCTTATAATGATGATACGGAATTTAAAATTTACAAAGGCTTACCGAATGACCAAAACAGAAGATTAATTTTCCAAGATACAATTACTAAGAAAAGTGTTTGGCAAACTTTCCAAGAATATGATTTAAATTTATGGGAAAAAGTAAATACTGGTGATGTATTAAGTATAGAAGTTAATGGCAGAGGAACTTTGCAAGGGTTTGAATTTAGTCATAATTCTTATCAGGAAGTTACTATGGACCAAAGAGTATCCATATATGGAGATGATTTTACCGTAAAGGATAAACGTATTGAAAATATCGGTAATAATGTTTCAATAGACTTAGGTAAGTTTAACTTTGACAATGGAGGAGCAAATAAGATAATAATTAAAGGTTCGACACCTTTAACAATAAATACTATTAGAGTAGTAATGACTCCAGGAATCGATATGTTAGAAGAACAGAATCAGGGAATTGAAACACAGAAAACTATTGAGCTGATAGAATTTAAACAAAGTGACGAAATAGAAGAACAAAGTTTCAATATTAACAATAAATCTGGCAAATACAAGGTTGAATTGGTATTTATGCCGGGCTCAAATATGACACTAGAATCGATAAGGTTCAAAGAAGAAGGAGATAATAATGGCAGTGGTATTAGATTATAA
- a CDS encoding alpha-galactosidase yields the protein MSIKYNQELQSFYLNTKNTTYIISIVDNKYICNTYYGEKVKEDDLRYLLRLDESPFTPKVNKRDTTSFLDSYRAEYPSNGIGDYRESAIAIKDFNNQDAVEFLYKDFEIMKGKPKLEGLPATFGNEDEVETLIINAYDPVLDLELDLYYSVFSEVDAISRNVIFKNTSANKVELNKIYSLSLDLEDENYEMLSMHGSWARERTIERSPIHYGKQSVSSIRGESSHQEHPFIAVVDKKATQDCGNIYGFSFVYSGNFIAQIEKNQFDTLRISMGIHPYHFNFLLEPGEIFTTPEVVMTFSSTGIGQMTRNYHDLYRNHLVRSKYLYTERPVLINNWEATYFDFDEDKIYDIAKRASELGVELFVLDDGWFGKRDDDNSSLGDWFVDENKLPSGLKSLNDKINKLGMQFGLWFEPEMVSPDSDLYRKHPEWAIAIPNRDPSLCRNQYVLDLSNPEVVDYAYEAVAKILRETNISYVKWDMNRQLSDLGSAYLEKDKQGELSHRYVLGVYEMQERLIQEFPDLLLENCSGGGARFDPGMLYYSPQIWSSDNTDAISRLAIQEGTALVYPLSTIGSHVSVVPNHTVGRVTPFSTRGNVAMFGTFGYELDITKLSSDEQTAIPDQIANYKEIQPLIQSGDYYRLESYRENGVSDSYIIVDKKKEKAILFFVNVLNKANVKSRKLKLQGLDSDKLYRVSSEDGEEFEVFGDALQRAGILIKGIDSDFFSKKYYIEAI from the coding sequence ATGTCAATAAAATATAATCAAGAATTACAATCTTTTTATTTAAATACTAAGAACACTACATATATCATTTCAATAGTAGATAATAAATACATTTGTAATACTTACTATGGCGAAAAAGTTAAGGAAGATGATTTAAGATACTTATTAAGATTAGACGAGTCGCCTTTTACACCTAAGGTTAACAAACGTGATACTACATCATTTTTGGATTCTTATAGAGCTGAATATCCAAGTAATGGTATTGGGGATTATAGAGAAAGTGCAATTGCTATTAAAGACTTTAACAATCAAGATGCTGTAGAGTTTCTATATAAAGATTTTGAAATTATGAAGGGTAAACCGAAACTTGAAGGGTTACCGGCGACTTTTGGAAATGAAGATGAGGTAGAAACTTTAATTATTAATGCCTATGATCCAGTCTTGGATCTAGAATTAGATCTCTATTATTCGGTTTTTTCAGAAGTAGATGCTATAAGTAGAAATGTGATTTTTAAGAATACTAGTGCAAATAAGGTTGAGCTTAATAAAATATATTCTTTATCTTTGGATCTAGAAGATGAAAATTATGAAATGTTAAGTATGCATGGCTCCTGGGCAAGAGAAAGAACGATAGAAAGGTCGCCAATTCACTACGGAAAACAAAGTGTTTCCTCTATTAGAGGTGAGAGCTCACATCAGGAACACCCCTTTATTGCAGTAGTAGATAAAAAGGCAACACAAGATTGTGGTAATATCTACGGTTTTAGTTTTGTCTATTCAGGAAATTTCATCGCTCAGATTGAAAAAAATCAATTCGATACTTTAAGAATTAGCATGGGTATACATCCATATCACTTTAATTTCTTACTTGAACCAGGAGAAATATTTACCACTCCAGAAGTAGTTATGACTTTCTCTAGTACTGGTATAGGACAAATGACTAGAAATTATCATGATTTGTATCGTAATCATTTAGTAAGAAGCAAGTATCTTTATACTGAGCGTCCAGTATTGATTAATAATTGGGAAGCAACATATTTTGATTTCGATGAGGACAAAATTTATGATATTGCAAAACGTGCTTCAGAATTAGGAGTAGAGCTTTTTGTACTAGATGATGGTTGGTTTGGTAAGCGTGATGATGATAACTCTAGTCTGGGAGATTGGTTTGTAGATGAAAACAAATTGCCTAGTGGTTTAAAGAGCCTGAACGATAAGATAAATAAACTTGGTATGCAATTTGGTTTGTGGTTTGAACCTGAAATGGTTTCTCCTGATTCTGACCTATATAGAAAGCATCCAGAATGGGCAATAGCAATTCCTAATCGTGATCCGAGCTTGTGTAGGAATCAATATGTGTTGGATTTATCTAACCCAGAAGTAGTTGACTATGCTTACGAAGCGGTAGCAAAAATCTTGCGAGAAACTAATATTTCTTATGTTAAATGGGATATGAATAGACAACTTAGCGATTTAGGCAGTGCCTACTTAGAAAAAGATAAACAAGGTGAATTAAGTCACAGATATGTACTTGGTGTATATGAGATGCAAGAGCGTCTAATCCAAGAATTCCCAGATCTATTATTAGAAAATTGTTCTGGTGGAGGAGCGAGATTTGACCCGGGTATGTTATATTACAGTCCACAAATTTGGTCCTCAGATAATACAGATGCTATTTCCAGATTAGCGATACAAGAGGGAACAGCGCTAGTTTATCCTTTGTCTACAATAGGTTCACACGTTTCAGTAGTGCCAAATCATACTGTTGGTAGAGTTACCCCATTTAGTACTAGAGGAAATGTAGCAATGTTTGGAACTTTCGGGTATGAATTAGATATAACAAAATTAAGTTCAGATGAACAAACTGCAATACCAGATCAGATTGCTAACTACAAGGAAATTCAACCTTTGATTCAAAGCGGTGACTACTACCGTTTAGAGTCTTATAGAGAAAATGGTGTTTCGGATTCTTATATAATCGTTGATAAGAAAAAAGAAAAGGCAATTTTGTTTTTCGTAAATGTTTTAAATAAAGCAAATGTCAAAAGTAGAAAGTTGAAATTGCAAGGTTTAGATTCGGATAAACTATACAGAGTTTCAAGTGAAGATGGAGAAGAATTTGAAGTATTTGGAGATGCCCTCCAAAGAGCAGGAATACTAATAAAGGGAATCGATTCTGATTTCTTTTCAAAGAAATATTATATTGAAGCAATTTAA
- a CDS encoding glycoside hydrolase family 3 protein, with amino-acid sequence MAVVLDYKKYAQKAREAGAEGIVLLENSNNVLPLVDQEIAVFGRTQYDTIYCGTGSGGLVNVPYVVSINEGLKEKYTLAEKVDETYRNWIKENPFDKGQGWAQTPFSQKEMDLCEDLLKETSENIDTAIFVIGRTAGEDKDFTLDKGSYYLSEKELKIIKDLRKHFKNLVVVVNSGNVIDLSWQEEVQADAIVFAWQGGSETGHSVVDVLSGDVNPSGKLPDTVLRDIKRHPAFKYFGRVEENLYEEDIYVGYRYFETLDQENVLYPFGYGLSYTEFEFEVLDSLVNVNPKADNYDINLQVRVNNIGNQSGKTVVQVYGSKPQGGLGNPIRELIAFKKTSEIPAGKSEDVNINIDLRDLKSYDDRLNSDTESCYILEAGEYKISAGFDVRSAKDIENIFLEDTIVLEQLTSRLSPQISFKRVKVVKAENGLELDYEDVPNRGYAEVPVLESDIKQTDAEFKLTDVISGEVDLDEFIAQFSDEDLLQMSYGNGMGPIGVTAGIAGAFGGVTERLLEAGILLYACADGPSGIRMDNGSMAFSIPNGTCLAASFNPEINQELFEFVGLECRKNNIDSLLGPGMNIHRYALCGRNFEYFSEDPLLTGVIADSQLIGMKKYNVLGTVKHFALNNQEYERVNSDSVVSERAAREIYLKPFEYIVRSGNAQSIMTSYNYINGLHAASNYDLNTAILRDEWGYDGVVMTDWWAELNDKPYSSSNKENVLPMIRAQNDLFMVTPSADRVSLEKVLEVSGKAEINRSELVRNAKNILNVIIKYSQAIHPLSVEVQNEPESNSDKIQVVDVYQDKEKVDINLADLSTDIGYTIQLLIENHTSGIFELRLDATSTAKDVAQTNIALSINNVPERTINFVGSERKQENIRLDLRQNLLNVVDMHFAESGIKINSAELVLLEEKNR; translated from the coding sequence ATGGCAGTGGTATTAGATTATAAAAAATATGCACAGAAAGCTAGAGAAGCAGGGGCAGAGGGCATTGTCCTCTTAGAAAATAGCAATAATGTTTTGCCTCTTGTAGATCAAGAAATCGCTGTATTTGGTAGAACACAGTACGATACGATTTATTGTGGTACAGGATCTGGTGGTTTAGTTAATGTCCCTTATGTTGTTAGCATTAATGAAGGGTTGAAAGAGAAATACACTTTGGCTGAGAAGGTAGACGAAACCTATAGAAATTGGATTAAAGAAAATCCTTTTGATAAGGGACAAGGTTGGGCCCAAACACCTTTTAGTCAAAAAGAAATGGATTTATGTGAAGATCTCTTAAAAGAAACTTCTGAAAATATTGATACAGCAATATTTGTAATAGGAAGAACAGCAGGTGAGGACAAAGATTTTACACTTGATAAAGGTTCTTATTATTTATCAGAAAAAGAGTTGAAAATAATAAAAGATTTGCGTAAACATTTCAAAAATTTAGTTGTTGTAGTGAATTCTGGAAATGTTATAGATTTAAGCTGGCAAGAAGAAGTACAAGCTGATGCAATTGTATTTGCATGGCAAGGTGGTTCAGAAACAGGCCATAGCGTAGTAGATGTACTGTCTGGAGATGTTAATCCTTCAGGTAAATTACCGGACACAGTATTACGTGACATAAAGCGCCATCCAGCTTTCAAATATTTTGGAAGAGTAGAAGAAAATCTATACGAAGAAGATATTTATGTTGGCTATAGATACTTTGAAACACTAGACCAAGAAAATGTTCTTTATCCATTTGGGTATGGATTGTCTTACACTGAGTTTGAATTTGAAGTCTTAGATAGTTTAGTAAATGTAAATCCTAAAGCTGATAATTATGATATTAATCTACAAGTAAGAGTTAATAATATAGGAAATCAGTCTGGTAAAACTGTAGTACAAGTTTATGGAAGTAAACCGCAAGGGGGATTAGGTAATCCAATACGTGAATTAATTGCATTTAAGAAAACTAGTGAAATTCCAGCAGGTAAAAGTGAAGATGTTAATATAAATATTGATCTACGAGATCTTAAGTCATATGACGATAGATTAAATTCTGATACTGAATCTTGCTATATTTTAGAAGCAGGTGAGTATAAAATAAGTGCTGGATTTGATGTTAGAAGCGCAAAAGATATTGAGAATATATTCTTAGAAGACACAATTGTATTAGAGCAACTTACTTCACGTCTATCGCCACAAATAAGTTTCAAAAGAGTGAAAGTAGTTAAAGCTGAGAATGGTTTAGAGCTAGACTATGAAGATGTTCCTAACAGAGGATATGCTGAAGTCCCTGTCTTAGAAAGCGATATAAAACAAACTGATGCTGAGTTTAAACTGACTGATGTTATCAGTGGTGAGGTTGATTTAGATGAGTTTATTGCTCAATTCTCAGATGAAGATCTTTTACAAATGTCGTATGGAAACGGTATGGGACCTATAGGTGTAACTGCAGGTATTGCAGGAGCATTTGGTGGTGTTACAGAGAGATTGTTAGAAGCTGGTATACTTCTTTATGCTTGTGCTGATGGCCCATCTGGTATTCGTATGGATAATGGAAGTATGGCATTTAGTATACCTAATGGTACATGCTTAGCAGCTAGTTTTAACCCTGAAATAAATCAAGAATTATTTGAATTTGTAGGTCTAGAATGTAGAAAAAATAATATAGATTCACTGTTAGGCCCAGGAATGAATATTCATAGATATGCATTATGTGGACGAAATTTTGAATATTTTTCAGAAGATCCACTATTGACAGGTGTTATAGCAGATAGTCAATTGATAGGTATGAAAAAATATAATGTTCTCGGAACAGTCAAGCATTTTGCCCTGAATAATCAAGAATATGAGAGAGTTAATTCAGACTCTGTAGTTTCTGAGAGAGCAGCTAGAGAAATATATCTTAAACCATTTGAATATATTGTACGATCTGGTAATGCTCAAAGTATCATGACTTCATATAATTATATAAATGGATTACATGCAGCATCTAACTACGACCTCAATACTGCTATTTTAAGAGATGAGTGGGGTTATGATGGAGTTGTCATGACTGACTGGTGGGCAGAGCTTAATGACAAGCCTTACTCAAGCAGTAATAAAGAGAATGTCCTTCCTATGATTAGAGCTCAAAATGATTTGTTCATGGTTACACCTAGTGCAGATAGGGTAAGCTTAGAAAAAGTATTAGAAGTTTCTGGCAAAGCTGAGATCAATAGATCTGAGTTGGTAAGAAATGCTAAGAATATATTAAATGTAATTATAAAATACTCTCAAGCAATTCACCCACTTAGTGTAGAGGTTCAGAATGAACCAGAGTCTAATAGTGATAAGATTCAAGTTGTAGATGTCTATCAAGATAAGGAAAAAGTCGATATTAATTTAGCCGACTTAAGCACAGATATAGGATACACAATCCAATTGCTGATAGAAAATCACACCTCTGGAATATTTGAATTGAGATTAGATGCAACAAGTACGGCAAAAGATGTAGCTCAAACTAATATTGCTTTATCAATTAACAATGTACCAGAGAGAACTATCAACTTTGTAGGAAGTGAAAGAAAACAAGAGAATATTAGGTTGGACCTCAGACAAAACTTGCTTAATGTTGTAGACATGCATTTTGCAGAATCAGGAATCAAAATAAACTCAGCGGAACTGGTGCTACTTGAGGAAAAGAACAGGTAG